In the genome of Paracoccus tegillarcae, one region contains:
- the tatC gene encoding twin-arginine translocase subunit TatC, with the protein MATANRPEDQIDDSSAPLIEHLAELRTRIIWAILAFIVTMVACYTVWKPIYNFLTQPICRELAERGQDCQLQIIKLQEGFFTAINISFFGGFVLAFPIIGYQLWRFVAPGLYRNEKQAFLPFLVASPVMFFLGASFAFYIILPMAYDFFLGFQQGPVVATTDEITQTQQVAGIAFQGSMQEYLGLTMKFLLAFGLSFQLPVLLTLMGKAGLASAEGLASMRKYAVLGILVLAALVTPPDVISQVVLFVVVYGLYEISIQLVRRIERKREAELRAQGLWVEPVEDEPEAETDR; encoded by the coding sequence GTGGCCACAGCAAACCGCCCCGAGGATCAGATAGACGACAGTTCGGCACCGTTGATCGAGCATCTGGCCGAGCTTCGCACCCGCATCATCTGGGCGATTCTGGCTTTCATCGTGACCATGGTGGCGTGCTACACCGTGTGGAAGCCGATCTATAATTTCCTGACCCAGCCCATCTGCCGCGAGTTGGCAGAGCGCGGTCAGGATTGCCAGTTGCAGATCATCAAGCTGCAAGAGGGCTTTTTCACCGCGATCAATATTTCATTCTTCGGCGGTTTCGTCCTCGCGTTCCCGATCATTGGCTATCAGCTTTGGCGTTTTGTCGCGCCGGGGCTGTATCGCAACGAAAAACAGGCTTTCCTGCCGTTTCTTGTGGCTTCGCCCGTGATGTTCTTTCTGGGCGCGAGCTTTGCGTTTTATATCATCCTGCCAATGGCCTATGACTTTTTCCTCGGCTTTCAGCAGGGCCCGGTCGTCGCCACGACGGACGAGATTACGCAGACGCAACAGGTCGCCGGCATCGCCTTTCAGGGTTCGATGCAGGAATATCTTGGCCTGACGATGAAGTTCCTGCTGGCCTTTGGCCTGTCGTTCCAGCTGCCGGTCTTGCTGACGCTGATGGGCAAGGCGGGGCTGGCATCGGCCGAGGGGCTGGCCAGCATGCGTAAGTATGCGGTGCTGGGAATTCTCGTGCTGGCCGCACTGGTGACGCCGCCCGATGTGATCAGCCAGGTTGTGCTGTTCGTGGTGGTCTACGGGCTTTACGAGATCTCTATCCAGCTGGTGCGCCGCATCGAAAGAAAGCGCGAGGCGGAATTGCGTGCCCAGGGCCTGTGGGTCGAGCCGGTCGAGGACGAGCCCGAGGCCGAGACCGATAGATGA
- a CDS encoding twin-arginine translocase TatA/TatE family subunit, with the protein MLNNIGLPGLLLIAVVVLVLFGRGKISSLMGEVGKGITAFKRGVKDSTDEMERDPDAPREVSGETARDVTPTPVETKDKV; encoded by the coding sequence ATGCTGAACAATATCGGCCTTCCCGGCCTTCTTCTCATCGCAGTGGTCGTGCTGGTTCTGTTTGGCCGCGGCAAGATCAGTTCGCTCATGGGTGAGGTCGGCAAGGGAATCACCGCTTTCAAACGCGGCGTCAAAGACAGCACCGACGAGATGGAGCGCGACCCCGATGCGCCGCGCGAAGTGTCCGGCGAGACCGCCCGCGACGTGACGCCGACCCCCGTCGAGACCAAGGACAAGGTCTGA
- the purF gene encoding amidophosphoribosyltransferase codes for MQPFLAHPFDSDRLHEECGVFGVTGVTEAASFVALGLHALQHRGQEAGGIVAHDAGQGFNSAHRFGYVRDNFTKSDVMDTLPGPLAIGHVRYSTAGTKANTAIRDVQPFFGEFHMGGCAIAHNGNITNAAALRRELIERGSIFQSSSDSECIIHLMARSIQRNIPERMKDALRRVEGAFSVIAMTRTKLIGVRDSLGVRPLVLGKIGDDGFALASETCALDIIGAEFVREIEPGEMVVISKGKIESSRPFGPSTGRFCIFEHVYFSRPDSIIGGRSVYETRRQIGVELAREAPVEADLVCPVPDSGTPAAIGYAQESGIPYGMGIIRNQYMGRTFIEPSEQIRNMGVRLKLNVNRSLIAGKRVVLVDDSVVRGTTSRKIKDMILDAGAAEVHFRIASPPTAWPCFYGVDTPDREKLLAAQMTTEEMRTWIGVDSLSFVSLNGLYRAVGEARGRNADNPQYCDACFSGDYPVAPFDQLERGFRMKQGSETAHAAE; via the coding sequence ATGCAACCTTTCCTGGCCCATCCGTTCGATTCGGACCGCCTGCATGAAGAATGTGGCGTCTTTGGCGTCACCGGCGTGACCGAAGCCGCCAGTTTCGTGGCCCTCGGGCTGCACGCCCTGCAACATCGCGGACAAGAGGCCGGCGGCATCGTCGCCCATGATGCCGGGCAAGGCTTTAACAGCGCCCATCGCTTTGGCTATGTCCGTGACAATTTCACCAAATCCGACGTGATGGACACGCTGCCCGGGCCGCTGGCGATTGGCCATGTGCGCTATTCCACCGCCGGGACCAAGGCCAATACCGCGATCCGCGACGTGCAGCCCTTCTTTGGCGAGTTTCACATGGGTGGCTGCGCCATCGCCCATAACGGCAACATCACCAATGCCGCGGCGCTGCGCCGAGAGTTGATCGAGCGCGGCAGCATCTTTCAATCCTCATCCGACAGCGAATGCATCATTCACCTGATGGCGCGCTCGATCCAGCGCAACATTCCCGAACGGATGAAAGACGCTCTGCGCCGCGTCGAGGGTGCCTTCAGCGTCATCGCCATGACCCGCACCAAGCTGATCGGCGTGCGCGACTCGTTGGGCGTGCGTCCGCTGGTCCTGGGCAAGATCGGCGATGACGGCTTTGCGCTGGCGTCGGAAACCTGCGCGCTGGACATTATCGGCGCAGAGTTCGTCCGCGAGATAGAGCCGGGCGAGATGGTCGTCATCTCAAAGGGCAAGATCGAATCCAGCCGCCCCTTTGGTCCCTCGACAGGTCGGTTCTGCATCTTCGAGCATGTCTATTTCAGCCGCCCCGATTCGATCATCGGCGGCCGTTCGGTCTATGAAACGCGCCGCCAGATCGGCGTCGAACTGGCCCGCGAGGCCCCGGTAGAGGCCGATCTGGTCTGCCCTGTTCCCGACAGCGGCACCCCGGCTGCCATCGGCTACGCGCAGGAATCGGGGATCCCCTACGGCATGGGGATCATCCGCAACCAGTATATGGGCCGCACCTTCATCGAGCCGAGCGAACAGATCCGCAATATGGGCGTCCGGCTCAAGCTGAACGTCAATCGCTCGCTCATCGCGGGCAAGCGGGTCGTGCTGGTCGACGATTCGGTCGTGCGTGGCACCACCAGTCGCAAGATCAAGGACATGATCCTCGATGCCGGCGCCGCCGAGGTGCATTTCCGCATCGCCAGCCCGCCAACGGCATGGCCCTGTTTTTACGGTGTCGACACACCTGATCGTGAAAAGCTGCTGGCCGCGCAGATGACAACCGAGGAAATGCGCACATGGATCGGCGTCGATTCGCTGTCATTCGTATCGCTGAACGGTCTTTACCGGGCCGTGGGCGAGGCGCGCGGACGCAACGCTGACAATCCGCAATATTGCGACGCCTGCTTTTCAGGCGATTATCCGGTCGCCCCCTTCGATCAGCTGGAACGTGGTTTCCGCATGAAACAGGGCTCTGAGACCGCGCACGCCGCAGAATAG
- the hisG gene encoding ATP phosphoribosyltransferase, whose product MLKLAVPSKGRLMEQCFDWFSDRGVTLSRSGSDREYAGRVEGADNLSLVLLSAGEIPRELGAGRVDLGVTGTDLVREKLAGWRSMVTEIAPMGFGHADLVLAVPAGWTDCETLDDFAAITRDFHREHGFRLRIATKYHRLVRAWLSQHEVADYRLVDSQGATEGTVANLTAEAIADITSSGETLRANHLKILDEQPILQSQATLFASRLAAPDQIAAFAHRLGQ is encoded by the coding sequence ATGCTGAAACTGGCCGTACCGTCCAAGGGGCGGCTGATGGAACAGTGCTTTGACTGGTTCTCGGATCGCGGCGTGACACTGTCGCGCAGTGGATCTGACCGGGAATATGCAGGCCGGGTCGAGGGCGCGGACAACCTGTCACTGGTGCTGCTGTCAGCGGGCGAAATCCCCCGCGAACTCGGTGCAGGCCGCGTCGATCTGGGCGTGACCGGCACCGATCTGGTGCGCGAAAAGCTGGCCGGATGGCGCAGCATGGTGACCGAGATCGCGCCGATGGGATTTGGCCATGCCGATCTGGTGCTGGCCGTGCCCGCAGGCTGGACCGACTGTGAGACGCTGGATGATTTTGCGGCCATCACCCGCGATTTTCACCGCGAGCACGGGTTTCGCCTGCGCATCGCCACGAAATATCACCGCCTCGTCCGCGCCTGGCTGTCCCAGCATGAGGTCGCTGACTACCGGCTGGTCGACAGTCAGGGCGCGACCGAGGGCACGGTTGCCAATCTGACCGCCGAAGCCATCGCCGACATCACCAGCAGCGGCGAAACTCTGCGTGCGAACCATCTGAAAATTCTGGATGAACAGCCTATCCTGCAGTCTCAGGCAACCCTCTTTGCCAGCCGCCTGGCAGCGCCGGATCAGATTGCCGCCTTCGCGCATCGGTTGGGGCAGTAG
- a CDS encoding SlyX family protein produces MDKRSEALEEAMAHLTRVVDDLSEVVARQDAEIARLTRRVEALLRAAAERELDAGGSVPVADQRPPHW; encoded by the coding sequence ATGGACAAGCGCAGCGAGGCCTTGGAAGAGGCGATGGCCCATCTGACCCGTGTGGTGGATGACCTGTCCGAGGTGGTCGCACGGCAGGACGCCGAGATTGCGCGGCTGACCCGGCGGGTCGAGGCCCTGCTGCGCGCCGCCGCCGAGCGAGAGCTGGATGCCGGTGGATCGGTGCCTGTGGCAGATCAGCGCCCGCCGCATTGGTAG
- a CDS encoding ATP phosphoribosyltransferase regulatory subunit, whose translation MTGKREKQLVGQRLLAAFRDAGAVEVAPDILLPAETLLDLYGEDIRARAYLTDDPLRGEVALRPDFTVPVVQMHMENGAEPARYCYLGEIFRKQDPGETRPDQPRDNEYLQAGFELFSRDTDADAEVFALFYRLLDAYGLSPAIGDMGLLMDAVRALPLPAPRRDALLHHIWRPRRFAALLTRFSAPSTARAFAPSAAPLTGLRGMDEIQTRLDRLAADADVAPLPAEWGDRLTRLFAIAGPAPDAMNDLARLSDDIPAIQPAIERLAARLDAIAARGIDTRGLHFDASHGRQTMEYYDGFTFSFTAADRSDWPPIASGGRYDALTAQLGKAGAIPAVGGIVRPGLIAELEAAPC comes from the coding sequence ATGACCGGCAAACGCGAGAAACAACTGGTCGGCCAGCGCCTTCTGGCTGCCTTCCGCGACGCGGGTGCCGTCGAGGTCGCCCCCGATATCCTGCTGCCGGCCGAGACGCTGCTGGATCTCTACGGCGAGGATATCCGCGCCCGCGCCTATCTGACCGATGACCCGTTGCGCGGCGAGGTGGCCCTGCGCCCCGATTTCACCGTACCGGTCGTGCAGATGCACATGGAAAACGGCGCTGAACCCGCGCGCTATTGCTATCTGGGCGAGATCTTTCGCAAGCAGGATCCCGGCGAAACCCGGCCCGATCAGCCACGCGACAACGAATATCTGCAAGCAGGCTTCGAACTGTTCAGCCGCGATACTGACGCCGATGCCGAGGTCTTTGCGCTGTTTTACCGATTGCTGGATGCATATGGGCTCAGCCCGGCGATCGGCGATATGGGCCTGTTGATGGATGCCGTGCGCGCCCTGCCTCTGCCCGCGCCGCGCCGCGATGCGCTGCTGCACCACATCTGGCGCCCTCGGCGCTTTGCCGCATTGCTGACCCGGTTTTCCGCGCCATCGACCGCACGCGCCTTCGCGCCCTCGGCGGCACCGTTGACCGGGCTGCGCGGCATGGATGAAATTCAGACCCGGCTGGACCGACTGGCCGCAGATGCCGATGTCGCGCCCCTGCCTGCCGAATGGGGCGACCGGCTGACGCGGCTCTTTGCCATCGCCGGCCCGGCACCCGATGCGATGAATGATCTGGCGCGTCTGAGCGATGACATCCCGGCGATCCAGCCCGCAATCGAACGATTGGCCGCGCGGCTCGACGCCATTGCCGCGCGCGGCATCGACACGCGCGGACTGCACTTCGACGCCAGCCACGGCCGCCAGACGATGGAATATTACGACGGCTTCACCTTCAGCTTCACGGCAGCCGACAGGTCCGACTGGCCACCGATCGCCTCGGGCGGGCGCTATGACGCGCTGACGGCACAACTGGGCAAAGCCGGTGCCATCCCCGCCGTGGGTGGCATTGTCCGCCCCGGCCTGATCGCAGAGCTAGAGGCCGCGCCATGCTGA
- the tatB gene encoding Sec-independent protein translocase protein TatB produces the protein MLDLGWSELLLIGVVALIVVGPKDLPQLFRQLGRFTARARSMAREFTSAMDDAAKSADLDEAAKSIHEVKSLTSKKNLGLDALDRAANKFEKWDPMKPSEKTGPKRDPGDTAQPTPVAAASPAAADAGDAMVAEKSPATGQRRIHAVRRSDMKDD, from the coding sequence ATGCTGGACCTTGGCTGGAGCGAGCTTCTGCTGATCGGCGTTGTCGCGCTGATCGTCGTGGGGCCCAAGGATTTGCCACAACTGTTTCGCCAATTGGGGCGGTTCACCGCGCGTGCGCGGTCGATGGCGCGCGAATTTACCTCGGCGATGGACGACGCGGCAAAATCCGCGGACCTGGATGAGGCTGCCAAGTCCATTCACGAGGTCAAATCGCTGACGTCAAAGAAAAATCTTGGACTAGATGCGCTGGACCGTGCCGCGAACAAGTTCGAGAAATGGGATCCGATGAAGCCCAGTGAAAAAACCGGGCCAAAGCGTGATCCGGGCGACACTGCCCAACCGACCCCCGTCGCCGCAGCCAGCCCTGCGGCCGCCGATGCCGGGGACGCGATGGTGGCTGAAAAAAGCCCCGCGACCGGGCAGCGTCGAATTCACGCCGTTCGGCGCTCGGACATGAAAGACGACTGA
- the hisS gene encoding histidine--tRNA ligase, protein MAKDQKKQPRPKAETPKGFRDYFGADVTERKQMLDAIAAVYHRHGFDPLETSAVETVQALGKFLPDVDRPNAGVFAWQEEAVPGGGTAGDWLALRYDLTAPLARVAAQFRNDLPSPYRRYAMGPVWRNEKPGPGRFRQFYQCDADTVGSASVAADAEICAMLVDALEAVGIARGDYLVRVNNRKVLNGIMETAEIRPDQADDVLRQIDKFDKVGRDGVLALLTTGRKDNSGAEIGGVGLADAQAAPVLAFLTSKGHDNAATLANLRDAVGSSEMGAEGVDELAQIADMLAAMGVAEDRAVIDPSIVRGLGYYTGPVFEAELTFEILDEKGRKRQFGSVAGGGRYDGLVERFTGQKVPATGVSIGVDRLLAALRAKGLSGGESAGPVVVTVMDRDRMGDYQAMAAELRAAGIRAEVYLGNPKNFGNQLKYADKRQSPVAVIQGGDESERGVVQIKDLVLGARIAAEASHEEWKAQPAQTEVPRDQLVAEVRRILG, encoded by the coding sequence ATGGCAAAAGATCAAAAAAAGCAGCCCCGTCCCAAGGCGGAAACGCCAAAGGGCTTTCGTGACTATTTCGGCGCTGACGTGACCGAACGCAAGCAGATGCTGGATGCGATTGCCGCCGTCTACCATCGCCACGGCTTTGATCCGCTGGAAACCAGTGCCGTCGAGACGGTTCAGGCATTGGGCAAGTTTCTGCCCGATGTGGATCGGCCCAATGCGGGCGTGTTCGCATGGCAGGAAGAGGCCGTTCCCGGCGGCGGCACGGCAGGCGACTGGCTGGCCCTGCGCTATGATCTGACGGCGCCCCTGGCCCGCGTGGCCGCGCAGTTCCGCAACGATCTGCCCAGTCCCTACCGGCGCTATGCGATGGGGCCTGTCTGGCGCAACGAAAAGCCCGGACCGGGGCGGTTCCGGCAGTTCTATCAATGCGACGCCGATACGGTGGGCAGCGCATCGGTGGCCGCCGATGCCGAGATTTGCGCCATGCTTGTGGACGCGTTGGAAGCCGTCGGCATCGCGCGCGGCGATTACCTCGTGCGGGTCAACAACCGCAAGGTCCTGAACGGCATCATGGAAACCGCCGAAATCCGCCCCGATCAGGCCGACGATGTCCTGCGCCAGATCGACAAATTCGACAAGGTCGGACGCGATGGCGTGCTGGCCCTGCTGACCACCGGCCGCAAGGACAACAGCGGCGCCGAGATCGGCGGCGTCGGGCTGGCAGATGCGCAGGCAGCCCCGGTGCTGGCCTTTCTGACCTCGAAAGGCCACGACAACGCCGCGACACTTGCCAATCTGCGCGACGCCGTTGGCAGTTCCGAAATGGGCGCCGAGGGCGTGGACGAACTGGCCCAGATCGCAGACATGCTGGCCGCCATGGGCGTGGCCGAGGATCGCGCCGTTATCGACCCCTCGATCGTGCGCGGACTTGGCTATTACACAGGCCCGGTCTTCGAGGCCGAACTGACCTTTGAAATCCTCGACGAAAAGGGCCGCAAACGGCAATTCGGCAGTGTCGCGGGCGGTGGCCGCTATGACGGGCTGGTCGAACGCTTTACCGGGCAGAAAGTCCCCGCCACCGGCGTCAGCATCGGCGTGGACCGGCTGCTGGCGGCCCTGCGCGCCAAGGGCTTGTCGGGCGGCGAAAGCGCCGGCCCGGTCGTCGTCACCGTCATGGACCGTGACCGGATGGGCGATTATCAGGCCATGGCTGCGGAACTGCGCGCCGCAGGCATCCGCGCCGAGGTCTACCTGGGCAACCCCAAGAACTTTGGCAACCAATTGAAATACGCCGACAAACGTCAATCGCCCGTCGCCGTCATCCAGGGCGGGGACGAGTCCGAACGCGGCGTTGTCCAGATCAAGGATCTGGTCCTTGGCGCGCGTATCGCAGCCGAGGCCAGCCATGAGGAATGGAAGGCCCAGCCCGCCCAGACCGAGGTCCCGCGCGATCAGCTTGTCGCCGAAGTCAGGCGCATACTGGGATGA
- a CDS encoding ATP-binding protein — protein sequence MSDALTRIAKALERMAPVPADPPSFTEATAFIWQPDPDRLDPVSAVSRVDLVQLIGIDRARDILLANTLQFARGAAANNALLWGARGMGKSSLVKAVHAQAVSEGLPLILVEIAREDLGSVGRLLAILGSATDRRFVLFSDDLSFSHDDTQYKSLKAVLDGGIAGRPENVILYATSNRRHLMPRDMIENERSTAIQPGESVEEKVSLSDRFGLWLGFHPCDQDQYLAMVQGYCDAYGVEIAKEDLRAQAIEWQATRGARSGRVAWQFFTDLAGRNGIRV from the coding sequence ATGAGTGACGCCCTGACCCGCATCGCCAAGGCGCTGGAACGCATGGCGCCCGTGCCCGCTGATCCGCCCAGCTTTACCGAGGCGACCGCCTTTATCTGGCAGCCCGATCCCGACCGACTTGACCCGGTAAGTGCCGTCAGCCGCGTCGATCTGGTGCAACTGATCGGCATCGACCGCGCGCGCGACATCCTGCTGGCCAACACGCTGCAATTCGCGCGTGGCGCGGCTGCGAATAACGCGCTGCTTTGGGGCGCGCGTGGGATGGGGAAGTCCTCGCTGGTCAAGGCTGTCCATGCGCAGGCGGTGTCCGAGGGCTTGCCGCTGATCCTGGTCGAGATCGCGCGCGAGGATCTGGGCTCGGTCGGACGGCTGCTGGCCATTCTGGGCAGTGCCACAGACAGACGCTTTGTGCTGTTTTCCGATGACCTGTCCTTCAGCCATGACGATACGCAGTATAAATCGCTGAAAGCCGTGCTGGATGGCGGTATTGCGGGGCGGCCCGAGAACGTGATTCTCTATGCCACCTCGAACCGGCGCCATCTGATGCCGCGCGACATGATCGAGAACGAACGCTCTACGGCCATCCAGCCCGGCGAGTCGGTCGAGGAAAAAGTATCGCTATCGGATCGTTTCGGGCTGTGGCTTGGCTTTCATCCCTGCGATCAGGATCAATATCTGGCGATGGTTCAGGGCTACTGCGATGCCTATGGCGTCGAGATTGCCAAAGAAGATCTGCGCGCTCAGGCGATTGAATGGCAGGCGACGCGCGGCGCGCGGTCGGGCCGTGTGGCCTGGCAATTCTTTACCGATCTGGCCGGGCGCAACGGCATCCGCGTCTGA